A window from Bacteroidota bacterium encodes these proteins:
- a CDS encoding efflux RND transporter permease subunit — protein MLDKLMQASLRNRLIVLFAALGILVLGVIVTINMPVDVFPDLTAPTVTILTESHGMAPEEVEKLVTFPIETVVNGASGVRRVRSNSIQGLSTVWVEFDWGVDIYIARQIVNEKLQIMRNTLPEGVDQPVLAPITSIMGEIMLVGLTADSTSPMELRTLADFTVARRI, from the coding sequence GGCCAGTCTGCGCAACCGGTTGATTGTTCTGTTTGCGGCGCTGGGCATACTTGTGCTCGGTGTCATCGTGACCATCAACATGCCGGTGGACGTTTTTCCCGATCTTACGGCCCCAACTGTAACGATTCTCACGGAATCGCACGGTATGGCGCCCGAGGAAGTCGAGAAGCTGGTGACGTTTCCTATTGAGACGGTCGTCAACGGGGCTTCGGGCGTCAGGCGCGTCCGCTCCAATTCCATACAGGGGCTCTCAACCGTCTGGGTCGAGTTCGACTGGGGAGTCGATATCTATATCGCTCGACAGATTGTGAACGAGAAGCTCCAGATCATGCGGAATACGCTGCCGGAAGGCGTCGATCAGCCGGTGCTTGCCCCGATCACTTCGATCATGGGTGAGATCATGCTCGTCGGCCTGACCGCCGACTCAACATCACCGATGGAGCTTCGAACGCTCGCCGACTTCACTGTGGCGCGACGTATCCA